Proteins encoded in a region of the uncultured Sunxiuqinia sp. genome:
- a CDS encoding acyloxyacyl hydrolase, protein MGGRIFREAYQGIGLAWYSFREKEQLGNPLTLYLFQGAPINRFNRKLSLNYEWDFGLSFGWKPYDYEDNIYNVMIGSKVNAYINVDLYLSWMLSRQFDMNGGITLSHFSNGNTKFPNAGLNTTGLSLGVTYNFSREDFSGIDPSYQPRIPEFPRHVSYDLVLFGSWSRKGVVFGDKMVASPVAYMVAGFNFAPMYNFGYRFRAGVSVDGVYDGSANVYTEDYIIGTRQEFFKPAFSRQLALGISGRAEYVMPYFTVGVGMGVNVLHRGGDLKAQYQLVALKIKVSRRSFIHIGYNLKDFHDPNFLMLGIGFRFNDNSPSFP, encoded by the coding sequence ATGGGCGGCCGTATTTTTAGGGAGGCATACCAGGGGATCGGATTAGCTTGGTATTCCTTCAGAGAAAAGGAACAGTTGGGAAATCCGCTTACGCTTTACCTGTTCCAGGGAGCACCAATCAATCGATTTAACCGAAAGTTGTCGCTGAACTACGAGTGGGACTTCGGCCTGTCGTTTGGATGGAAGCCTTACGATTATGAGGATAATATTTACAACGTCATGATCGGCTCTAAGGTAAATGCTTATATCAACGTAGATTTATACCTGAGCTGGATGCTTTCGCGGCAATTTGATATGAACGGTGGGATTACTCTTTCTCATTTTTCCAACGGAAACACCAAGTTCCCAAATGCAGGACTGAATACCACAGGTTTAAGCCTCGGGGTGACCTATAATTTTAGCAGAGAAGATTTTTCCGGCATTGATCCTTCGTATCAGCCTCGTATTCCGGAGTTCCCACGTCACGTCAGTTACGACCTCGTGCTTTTCGGATCCTGGAGCCGAAAAGGTGTCGTTTTTGGGGATAAGATGGTGGCGTCGCCTGTCGCATACATGGTTGCGGGATTTAACTTTGCTCCGATGTATAATTTCGGATACAGGTTCCGTGCAGGGGTATCGGTTGACGGGGTTTACGATGGCAGTGCAAACGTTTATACGGAAGATTACATAATAGGAACCCGACAGGAGTTTTTCAAGCCAGCATTCAGTAGGCAGTTAGCCCTTGGAATATCTGGCCGGGCAGAATATGTCATGCCCTATTTTACCGTTGGTGTGGGTATGGGGGTTAACGTTCTTCACCGAGGGGGGGACCTCAAGGCGCAATACCAACTGGTGGCCTTGAAAATTAAAGTTAGCCGAAGATCATTCATCCACATCGGATATAATCTCAAAGATTTCCATGATCCTAATTTCCTGATGTTGGGTATCGGCTTTCGGTTTAATGATAACTCCCCATCCTTTCCATAA
- a CDS encoding TonB-dependent receptor, which translates to MSEMAKYSLIVFFLTVVSVYGQNTKDSFVFGKITSEDGSPLVFATVAINGTALGTLTDEQGRYEISAPSYGKHKVFVSFIGYGKASKNIETSPEENRVKLDFVLKESSENIDEVIVSGKSRKTELETQGFAMNAVETKEMSLRSVQANELLNTTAGVKIRQNGGLGSNVEYSLNGLSGSAVRIFIDGIPISTYGSSFNLNSIPPSMIKQIEVYKGVVPGHLADDALGGAINIQLHKKARTNFNASVSYGSFNTFQASVNGTYRFDKSGLTVKTSLFHNYSDNDYKVSGRSVVVTGLGGVQTPITARRFNDAYRSTGGMVQIGFTDVKWADQFFVGVTGSDDYKEIQHGAFMTITPYKDRFMESDALLANLSYQKTDLFIPGLELKVNGLYGKRNRDLIDTLAWAYSWNGERAIDFRGNEYQYSWGSQQEGGPTLSKINRNVSSIRSGLSYAINDNHRILLNHVFSGIEREDSDELRSVLENTFKGTRDLRKNIYSLTYEFNVFENRLKTSLFGKHYQQKTTSVDPAIETDADGNSQIIDEVVSSNKEHDGFGFALSYALITNVTLLTSAEKAIRLPNETEIFGNDGDNVVANSSINPEQSNNYNLGFRLGTFTLQKHNFGISANFFTRNIKDRIGLPIETSLNVNDELILYVNQGSGTSKGVDVQLDYSYNHNFGLNFNISRFNLTVENRGVEIDVPNTPFFTMNGSLRYSFKDFIQNDSRLNLFCSFYFTEEFSYLVPQGSNTVGDDFFKVPEQFTQDAGLSYTFPNNRFTMSFDAKNILDKPVYDNLSVQKAGRAIYLKLNYTINSF; encoded by the coding sequence ATGTCTGAAATGGCCAAATACTCCCTAATCGTATTCTTTTTGACCGTCGTGTCAGTTTATGGTCAAAACACTAAAGACAGTTTTGTTTTTGGCAAAATAACTTCTGAAGATGGCAGTCCGTTGGTTTTTGCCACGGTCGCAATCAATGGTACAGCGCTTGGGACACTGACTGACGAACAGGGGAGATATGAAATTTCCGCCCCGTCTTATGGGAAGCATAAAGTTTTCGTTTCATTCATAGGTTATGGCAAAGCCTCGAAAAACATCGAAACAAGTCCCGAAGAAAATCGGGTAAAACTTGATTTTGTCCTTAAAGAAAGTTCTGAAAACATAGACGAAGTGATTGTTAGCGGAAAGTCCAGGAAAACGGAGCTTGAGACCCAGGGGTTTGCCATGAATGCCGTTGAGACGAAAGAAATGAGTTTACGCAGTGTGCAGGCCAACGAATTATTAAACACAACAGCAGGTGTGAAAATTCGCCAAAACGGAGGATTGGGCTCTAATGTGGAGTATTCGTTAAACGGCTTATCTGGAAGTGCCGTTCGCATTTTTATTGATGGTATTCCCATTTCAACCTACGGTTCTTCATTCAACCTAAACAGTATTCCTCCCTCAATGATCAAGCAGATTGAGGTTTACAAGGGAGTGGTGCCTGGTCATTTAGCAGATGATGCATTGGGTGGAGCCATTAATATTCAGCTTCATAAAAAGGCAAGAACCAATTTCAATGCTTCCGTTTCTTACGGGTCATTCAATACTTTTCAAGCAAGTGTGAACGGCACTTATCGCTTTGATAAATCAGGCTTAACTGTAAAGACTTCGCTTTTCCATAATTACTCGGATAACGATTATAAGGTCTCGGGCAGAAGTGTTGTGGTCACTGGTTTAGGCGGTGTGCAAACCCCTATTACAGCCAGAAGGTTTAACGATGCCTACAGATCTACCGGCGGTATGGTACAAATTGGTTTTACCGACGTAAAATGGGCCGATCAATTTTTTGTTGGAGTTACCGGGTCAGACGACTATAAAGAAATTCAGCATGGAGCCTTTATGACCATTACCCCTTATAAGGATCGGTTTATGGAGTCGGATGCTTTGTTGGCCAACCTGAGCTATCAAAAAACTGATCTTTTTATCCCCGGATTGGAATTGAAAGTGAACGGTTTGTATGGTAAACGTAACCGTGATTTAATCGATACGCTAGCCTGGGCTTATAGTTGGAACGGGGAAAGGGCCATCGACTTCAGGGGCAATGAATACCAATATTCCTGGGGATCGCAGCAAGAAGGAGGCCCTACACTGTCTAAAATTAACCGAAACGTATCGTCCATTCGATCAGGTCTCTCATACGCCATCAACGACAATCACCGAATTTTGCTGAACCACGTTTTCAGTGGAATTGAAAGGGAGGATAGTGATGAATTGCGATCGGTACTGGAAAATACATTCAAAGGAACAAGAGATCTGCGCAAAAACATCTATTCTTTGACCTACGAATTTAATGTCTTTGAGAACAGGTTAAAAACCAGTTTGTTTGGGAAGCATTATCAACAAAAAACAACCAGTGTTGATCCCGCTATTGAAACAGATGCTGACGGAAATAGCCAGATCATAGATGAAGTGGTAAGCAGTAATAAGGAACATGACGGATTTGGTTTTGCCTTGTCTTATGCACTTATAACCAATGTTACGTTGCTGACCTCGGCAGAAAAGGCGATACGCCTTCCAAATGAAACTGAAATCTTTGGTAATGATGGGGACAACGTAGTGGCCAATTCAAGCATCAATCCTGAACAAAGCAACAACTACAACCTAGGATTTCGCCTGGGAACCTTTACCCTTCAAAAGCACAATTTTGGGATTTCGGCCAACTTCTTTACACGTAATATCAAGGACAGGATTGGCTTGCCCATCGAAACATCACTTAACGTGAATGATGAACTCATTCTGTATGTGAACCAAGGAAGTGGTACCTCCAAAGGTGTTGATGTACAGTTGGATTATAGCTATAACCATAATTTTGGACTTAACTTCAATATCTCGCGCTTCAATTTAACTGTTGAAAACAGAGGAGTTGAAATTGATGTCCCGAACACGCCATTTTTCACAATGAACGGAAGCCTGAGGTATTCCTTTAAAGACTTCATACAAAATGACAGCCGCCTAAACCTCTTCTGCTCATTCTACTTTACGGAGGAGTTTTCATATCTGGTTCCACAGGGATCGAACACGGTAGGGGACGACTTTTTTAAAGTGCCCGAACAATTTACTCAGGATGCCGGGCTGAGTTATACATTCCCGAACAACAGGTTTACTATGAGCTTTGACGCCAAAAATATACTCGATAAGCCAGTGTACGACAATTTATCGGTACAAAAAGCCGGAAGGGCTATTTACTTGAAATTAAATTATACAATTAATTCTTTTTAA
- a CDS encoding ankyrin repeat domain-containing protein gives MKIQTLKFFFFGIITFLSAFASMAQGGEQNPFMDRDYWAAHPSLADIEAKIAEGHSVTEANRGGFDPITFAIFGGNPVASIDHLIEKGNDVNRRTHDSRTYIFWAASRGNLALMEYLVEKGARTDLKDSHGYSLTQFTAASGQSNPKIYDFLIEHGADLKNEKDHHGRNVLLVAASRMKNLDLIDYFISKGLSLNTTDDHGNGIFNIAAQGGNTDVLKALVARGVSTEKNSRTNENAILFASRGGRGSSNSLAVFQYLEGLGLEPNITSTDGVTPLHNLSRSADDLAIYQYFIDKGVNPNTFDKEGNTPLLNAASRNKLEVVNFLAEQTANINHTNNEGHAALTSAIQSNNASVVAYLISKGAQTNILDKKGNNLAYYLFETRGNPRDFDEKVAILREADFDFKKRQADNSTMWHLAIAKNNLGLLKKVQDFDADINAKDEQGNTALHYAAMKSSDAEILKFLIANGADIKLTTEFGETAYDLAQENELLSQNNVSLEFLK, from the coding sequence ATGAAAATACAAACTTTAAAGTTCTTCTTTTTCGGAATAATCACCTTCCTGTCAGCTTTTGCAAGTATGGCACAGGGCGGTGAACAAAATCCGTTTATGGACAGAGACTACTGGGCCGCTCATCCCAGTCTTGCCGATATTGAGGCCAAAATTGCGGAAGGGCATTCGGTTACTGAAGCCAACAGAGGCGGTTTTGATCCCATCACCTTTGCTATCTTTGGAGGAAACCCCGTAGCCAGTATCGACCATCTTATTGAAAAGGGAAACGATGTAAACAGACGCACACACGATTCAAGAACCTATATTTTTTGGGCCGCTTCCCGGGGAAATCTGGCGCTTATGGAATATTTGGTAGAGAAAGGAGCCCGAACCGATTTAAAGGATTCGCACGGATATTCTTTGACTCAGTTTACTGCTGCTTCGGGCCAAAGCAATCCGAAGATTTACGATTTTCTGATTGAACATGGAGCAGACTTAAAGAACGAAAAAGACCACCATGGTCGCAATGTACTTTTAGTGGCCGCGTCAAGGATGAAGAATCTGGACTTAATTGATTATTTCATTAGTAAAGGGCTTAGTTTAAATACAACCGACGACCATGGCAATGGCATATTTAATATTGCAGCTCAGGGTGGAAACACTGACGTGCTGAAAGCTCTGGTAGCCAGAGGAGTTTCCACGGAGAAGAATTCCCGAACCAACGAAAATGCCATTCTTTTTGCCAGTAGAGGTGGAAGAGGCAGTAGCAACAGTTTAGCGGTTTTTCAGTATTTGGAAGGATTGGGATTGGAGCCCAACATCACTTCAACCGATGGAGTAACGCCATTGCACAACCTTTCCCGGTCTGCTGACGACCTGGCAATCTATCAGTATTTTATCGATAAAGGAGTAAACCCAAATACGTTTGATAAAGAAGGGAACACGCCACTTTTGAACGCCGCGTCACGCAACAAATTGGAGGTCGTTAACTTTTTGGCCGAGCAGACAGCGAATATCAATCATACCAACAATGAGGGGCATGCTGCATTAACGTCTGCCATTCAGAGTAATAATGCTTCGGTCGTCGCTTATTTGATATCAAAAGGAGCCCAAACGAATATTTTGGACAAAAAGGGAAATAACCTAGCTTATTATCTTTTTGAAACACGTGGAAATCCCCGCGATTTTGATGAAAAAGTGGCCATATTGCGCGAAGCAGATTTCGATTTCAAAAAGCGGCAAGCCGACAACAGTACCATGTGGCATTTGGCCATTGCTAAAAACAATTTGGGACTGCTGAAAAAAGTTCAGGATTTTGATGCCGATATCAATGCAAAGGATGAACAAGGAAATACTGCTTTGCATTATGCGGCCATGAAATCGAGCGATGCAGAAATACTTAAGTTTTTGATCGCCAATGGTGCCGATATTAAATTAACCACCGAGTTTGGAGAAACCGCTTATGACCTGGCTCAGGAAAATGAACTGCTGAGCCAAAACAATGTGAGTTTAGAATTTCTAAAGTAA
- a CDS encoding DUF2271 domain-containing protein yields the protein MSKTIKRTLSILVLAQLFLSPSFAQASATVSYKCMIQMANYTGEYAYVVVSLMNPNGDYVKTLYMQGDDPEWYPDLKDWWAFSHPINEDIDAVTGATVGNGERNIISLVVDASQIDSGFKIRFESAVENQEYHKVDAEIELNSATIRNKVDGKGYIRYIRMIPNS from the coding sequence ATGAGTAAAACAATAAAACGGACTTTATCAATTTTGGTACTTGCCCAGCTTTTCCTTTCACCTTCTTTTGCGCAGGCTTCGGCAACGGTGTCTTACAAATGTATGATACAAATGGCAAACTATACGGGTGAATACGCTTATGTAGTTGTTTCGCTAATGAATCCCAACGGTGATTATGTAAAAACATTATACATGCAGGGTGATGATCCCGAATGGTATCCCGACCTTAAAGATTGGTGGGCATTCAGTCATCCTATAAACGAGGATATTGATGCTGTTACCGGAGCAACAGTTGGAAATGGCGAACGAAATATTATCTCTTTGGTTGTTGATGCTTCACAAATTGACAGCGGGTTTAAAATACGTTTCGAGTCGGCTGTCGAAAATCAGGAATATCATAAAGTTGATGCCGAAATAGAGCTAAATTCTGCCACCATCAGAAACAAGGTTGACGGAAAAGGTTATATCCGCTATATCCGTATGATACCAAATTCGTAG
- a CDS encoding PepSY domain-containing protein, with protein sequence MIFSIWRNSHLMLALVGSLFLLVASVTGVILAVEPISNKIRSYDIDHAEELTLAETLANLNAQYDEILSISRDRNGFVSVLAIINGDNEQFYVNPFTGENLGPPIEKARIFQFATSLHRSLFLKAPGRFLIGLVSFLLFLIAVSGIVLIAKRQGGVRYFFAPVVRENFSQFNHVVYARITLLPIIVLSLTGLYLSLLRFNLIPEEKIVHEVDYDSLTDEPSISLRNFEFFNTTRLGTLTKLEYPFSEFVEDYYTIRLKDREVLLNQFNGDIIAEKEYPLVTMASSWATVLHTGEGNIVWSAILGAGSLAIPFLMLTGFIIYFKRPRIRIKNKYARSESSHIVLVGTEGATTLQFAHEFHRQLLKAGIKSYLGLMNDYSQFRKMQQLIIFTATYGQGEPPASANRFKELVTKNIQTQPFSFSIIGFGSTAYPNYCQFAYEAFSLLKNLPNTDSLGEVHTVNNHSFEALSNWVKLWAQTMELNLQLEKPKIRLPKNPVSDLEVLDRVDFEKENTFLLTLKNTNGAKVVSGDLLSVIPEDDPRERLYSVGNLGNNTLAISVKKYHEGICSTMLGQLEKGNVLSAGIARNRDFHLPNNSKEVVLIATGTGIGPFLGMMATNTAKRKMHLYWGGRSPESLHSYRAYINEALRQKRLHRFIPAYSRAQSQKVYVQHLIKNDADRFANVLKKGGCVMICGSIAMQREVMKELHSICSKYLKKDLSHYQNRKQILMDCY encoded by the coding sequence ATGATTTTTTCGATATGGCGTAATAGCCATCTAATGCTAGCCTTAGTGGGCTCCTTGTTTTTATTGGTCGCTTCGGTTACTGGTGTGATTTTGGCTGTTGAGCCAATATCGAATAAAATACGCTCATACGATATCGACCATGCAGAAGAACTTACTCTGGCCGAGACATTAGCGAATTTGAATGCGCAATACGATGAAATCCTGTCAATCTCGAGAGACCGCAACGGTTTTGTTAGTGTCTTGGCAATTATTAACGGAGACAATGAGCAATTCTATGTAAATCCTTTTACCGGAGAAAATCTGGGGCCACCAATTGAAAAAGCACGCATTTTTCAATTTGCCACCAGTTTACACCGTTCGTTGTTTCTTAAAGCACCCGGTCGTTTTCTCATCGGCCTTGTATCTTTTTTACTATTTCTGATTGCTGTATCGGGTATTGTACTTATCGCCAAACGGCAGGGTGGGGTTCGCTATTTTTTTGCGCCCGTGGTTCGCGAAAACTTTTCTCAGTTTAACCACGTTGTTTATGCCCGCATTACTTTATTGCCCATTATTGTTTTATCATTGACCGGCTTGTACTTGTCGTTACTGCGTTTCAACCTAATTCCCGAGGAAAAGATTGTTCACGAAGTAGATTATGATTCGCTGACCGATGAACCGAGTATCTCCCTCCGAAATTTCGAATTTTTCAACACCACTAGGTTGGGAACGCTTACAAAACTAGAATACCCTTTTTCAGAATTTGTAGAAGACTACTATACCATCCGTTTAAAGGACCGTGAGGTTTTATTGAACCAGTTTAACGGAGATATTATTGCAGAAAAGGAATACCCTTTGGTCACGATGGCTTCATCCTGGGCTACTGTTTTACATACTGGAGAAGGGAACATTGTTTGGAGTGCCATATTAGGAGCAGGAAGTCTTGCCATTCCTTTTTTAATGCTCACGGGCTTCATCATTTATTTTAAAAGACCAAGGATTCGAATCAAAAACAAATATGCCCGGAGCGAATCCAGCCATATTGTATTGGTAGGTACTGAGGGAGCTACCACACTGCAATTTGCACACGAATTTCATCGGCAACTGCTAAAAGCCGGTATAAAAAGTTATTTAGGGTTGATGAACGACTATAGTCAGTTCAGGAAAATGCAACAACTCATCATTTTTACAGCTACTTACGGGCAGGGAGAACCTCCGGCCAGTGCCAACCGTTTCAAAGAATTAGTGACAAAGAATATCCAAACGCAGCCATTCTCCTTTTCGATTATTGGATTTGGTTCTACCGCATATCCAAATTATTGCCAGTTTGCCTACGAAGCTTTTTCTTTGTTAAAGAACCTACCAAATACAGATAGTTTGGGCGAAGTACACACCGTGAACAACCATTCTTTTGAAGCTTTATCGAATTGGGTGAAGCTTTGGGCACAAACAATGGAACTAAACCTTCAGCTTGAAAAACCCAAAATAAGGCTTCCTAAGAATCCTGTTTCTGATTTAGAAGTTTTAGACCGTGTTGACTTTGAAAAAGAGAATACCTTTCTACTCACACTAAAAAATACCAACGGAGCAAAGGTTGTTTCGGGCGATCTTTTGTCGGTAATTCCTGAGGACGATCCACGAGAACGACTTTATTCTGTCGGAAACTTAGGGAACAACACCTTGGCCATAAGCGTAAAGAAGTATCATGAGGGAATTTGTTCAACCATGTTGGGGCAACTCGAAAAAGGAAATGTACTATCCGCAGGCATTGCCAGAAACCGAGACTTTCACCTTCCCAATAACTCAAAAGAGGTTGTGCTCATTGCCACCGGAACTGGCATCGGGCCTTTTCTGGGAATGATGGCTACCAACACCGCCAAACGAAAGATGCACTTGTACTGGGGCGGCAGGTCTCCTGAATCGCTTCATTCTTACAGAGCTTATATCAATGAGGCACTCAGGCAAAAAAGGCTCCATCGGTTTATTCCTGCCTATTCCCGTGCGCAATCCCAAAAAGTTTATGTGCAACATCTGATTAAAAATGATGCAGATCGGTTTGCCAATGTTTTAAAGAAGGGAGGCTGCGTGATGATTTGTGGATCAATTGCTATGCAGCGCGAAGTAATGAAAGAACTGCATAGCATTTGTAGCAAATATTTGAAAAAGGATCTGAGCCACTACCAAAATCGAAAACAGATTTTGATGGATTGTTATTGA